From the Brachyspira intermedia PWS/A genome, the window TCAAGATATTCCTCTAAAGGCTGTTTTATAGGTGCAGCCACCAATACACTTATAGGATTTTCTTTTCTCTTCAAATCTACTGCTCCCTTCTTACAAGAAACAGATAAAATAGATAAAATTAAAACGATTGATAATATTATAATACTTATTCTTCTCATCATAATCTCCTTAAGCTCCCAAAAGTTTTAGTATTTGTAAAGTGCTTGAAAAATAATCATATATAGCCTGTAAATATGCAAGCTGGGCATTCAAATATGTTATTTCGGCATCATTAAGTTCAAGTGTTGATATTGTACCGCCTCGATACTGTCTTTGAGCCATTTGTAAAGCATAAGCTGCTGTTCTAGCATTTTCTGCCTGTGATTGTAAATTCACAGCCTGAGATCTTGCGGTAGAAATCAAATCTCGGCTGTTTATCTCTATAGTATCTCTTAACTCATCATAGCTTACTTCCATTTGCTTTATGCTAAGTTCAATTTCTTCTGCCCCTTTTGCTGTAGAAGAAAATGGTAAAAGAGAGTCAAGACTATAATTAAGAGAAAAACCTACTCCCCAATTAAATTCACCTTGTCTATTTTTCTTAAATGTACCATTCTCCATTTTTATTTTATCTACAGTAGTAATACCTACATTAGCATTTGCTGATAAAGTTGGCCATAAGTAACTTCTTGCTACTTTCCTATTATACTCTAACATCTCTAAATTACTAGCCATATTTTTTAATTCTATATTATTATTCATTATAACAGTAAGCAAATCATCATAAGACATATCCGGTAATGCTATATTAGTAGCATCCAATATATTTCCTACTAAATCTACTTCATCAGCAATATTAGTTAATCCTATCTGTCTAATAAATGTTAATTTCAAACTTTGATATTGATTACTTAAAGTTATAACTTGAGGTTTTGTAGTTTCATATTGTACTTTAGCATTCAAATATTCATACTCTGAAACCTGTCCATTTCTATACT encodes:
- a CDS encoding TolC family protein; translation: MKFYVTLVLILILSISLYSQDLTDNIASNEAPEVKKISITLEDALMMAFDASKTLKQAEYDVRIAQVQKDASFSDLFMPSLSISGGLNLAESKEYSVNDINTGVYSSPDTWSASATLSKTLFTGFRNWNTDRARDVNLKMKKDTYYDERLNVDLNTKLNFYNTFVAQENYRVYLQQQLNYSNRMRESYIKYRNGQVSEYEYLNAKVQYETTKPQVITLSNQYQSLKLTFIRQIGLTNIADEVDLVGNILDATNIALPDMSYDDLLTVIMNNNIELKNMASNLEMLEYNRKVARSYLWPTLSANANVGITTVDKIKMENGTFKKNRQGEFNWGVGFSLNYSLDSLLPFSSTAKGAEEIELSIKQMEVSYDELRDTIEINSRDLISTARSQAVNLQSQAENARTAAYALQMAQRQYRGGTISTLELNDAEITYLNAQLAYLQAIYDYFSSTLQILKLLGA